The window GGTGTCCACAAAATAAATCGTGAGCAAAACTTTACCGCCTTTATTTCCAATCACAGAGTCCATTTGGACTACTGGAGTATCAGGGCGTTTTTCCATGAAATCTTTAAAGTCTTCGTAACTGCGGCTAAGACGACAACCGCGATCGACCTTAAATTCCGGTTTCTTGTAACGCGGACGATACTTTACTTTTCGGGGTAAGTCAATATTTCTCACGTCAAACAGCGTGGCATCGATGTAATTGTAAAGCGTTTTCTCACTGCAAATCATTTCATCTGCATGAGCATAATAGATCTGATGCAGAGATTGACCATTCCGAATCAACGGCGTAATCAAAGCGTTCAGACGGGCAAGTTCGACCTCGTTTGAAAGAATTCCGCTCCGGGACTCCGATACAGCTGCTGAAAAGCGAGTGTGGGCATCCGCTGCGTCGTACCAGTGCTTTTTCAGAGTACACTTTCCAAGCGAAGAACAGCCGTTGCACACATACGGCGGCTTTTGAATCACGGTGCAAACGTCCTCTTCAAACTCAGCACAGAGAGTGTTGCAGTTGCTGCACAGACTGCATTTGTAAGCAGACTGGTGGGTACAAGACTGTTTTCCGCAAATCATCTTTAATTTGCAAATGCTGCGTTTCTTGCAGGCATTATACGGATAGGCGGAATAACCGCTTTTCTTTTCATAAGAATACTTCTTAATTTCCTTAGCAACTGTCGTACGGTCTTTTCCAATCTCTTTACTAATCTTTCCAAAAGACTTATGCTCTGTAAGTCCCTTTTCAATGACAAGGCGGTCTTGATAGCTCATGAACTTCGACATGGCAGGGCTCCTTCCTGCCGCCGACAGAATTTAGCATATCAGACAATGTCAGCTGCGGAAAGTCCCCAAACGCGCAAACGGCCCCGGAAAGGCTTTTTCGCTACGCTTCAAAAGTCTTTCCGGGGCTGCAACTCCAGACGAAACTCCTTGCAACCGGAAAATCCATACTTTTTCACTCGGGAGTTTCATTACAACTGTATTCTGCTCTGGCGGGAAGGTATGGATTCTCGCTTTACAATTCAGGACCTACTCCCTGAGCAGGTCCTTTAAAACGCAAATTCGCGGATCCATCCGTTATTTGACCGCAATGACTTCCACTTCAACCAGCACATTCTTCGGCAGCTGCTTAACAGCCACGCAGGAACGTGCCGGTTTGCCTGTAAAGTACTTTTCGTAGACGGCATTGAAAGCGGCGAAATCCGCCATGTCAGCCAGAAAGCAGGTAGTCTTTACGGCATTTGCAAATTCCACATTTGCCGCGCTTAAAACCGCGCCAATATTTTTCATGACCTGCTCCGTCTGCACCGTGATATCGCCCGCCGCGATTTCACCGGTTGCGGGAATAATCGGAATCTGGCCGCTGAGATAAACGGTGTTTCCCGCGGAAATCGCCTGAGAATACGGGCCTATCGCGGCCGGAGCGCCTTTTGTTAAAATTACCTGACTCATTATAATATCTCCCCCGTTTTATAATTTACATGTTTGCGATATGATAGCCCGCATCAATAATTGCCCTGCGAATCTGCTCCAGATGTTCATGGTTTCTGGTTTCCATACGGATATGCAGGTAGCAGTCGTTGATACCGGTATTTTCTCCGCCGCGGTCATGATGAACGCTTACCACATTCCCGCCCAAATCGGCAATAATCGCTGAAACGTCCTTCAACTGACCCGGCTTATCCATCATGGCGATCACAAGGTCGCCCGAGCGTCCGGCTTTTAATAGGCCGCGGCTGATGACTCTTGAAAGAATTGTCACGTCGATATTGCCTCCGGACAGCAGGCAGACAACTTTTTTTCCTTTCACATCTACCTTGTTGAACATGGCGGCCGCAACGGCAACCGCGCCCGCTCCTTCGGCAATCAGCTTTTGCTGTTCAATCAGCGTAAGAATCGCCGTGGCGATTTCGTCATCCGTGACTGTGACAATCTTATCAACGTATTTGCTGCAGATATCAAAGGTTGTGTCTCCCGGACATTTTACCGCAATGCCATCCGCGAAGGTGGAAACACATTCAAGTGCCTCCACTTTATTTTGGGCAAGCGCCTGTACCATACTTGGCGCGCCGCTGGCCTGTACCCCGTAAACCTTGCAGTTCGGATTCAGTGACTTGACGGCATAGGCTACGCCGGAAATCAGTCCGCCGCCGCCGACCGGAACGATCACCGCGTCGACATCCGGCAGCTGGTTCAAAATTTCCAGTCCGATGGTACCCTGTCCTGCAATGACATCCGGATCGTTAAAAGGATGAATAAAGGTCGCGCCGCTTTCTTTTTGCAATTCACATGCTTTTTGATACGCATCGTCATAGACGCCCTTGACCAGGCACACCTGCGCCCCGTAGCTCTTGGTCGCTTCAACCTTGGAAATCGGCGCGCTGTCCGGTATGCAAATAAGTGACTGGATGCCGTTTTTTGCAGCGGCAAGAGCCACACCCTGCGCGTGGTTTCCCGCTGAACAGGCAATGACGCCTTTCGCCTTTTCTTCGTCGGTCAGCTGTGATATTTTGTAGTATGCGCCGCGCACTTTAAACGATCCTGTAATCTGAAGATTTTCAGTTTTCAGATAAATTTGACTTTCCGGATTGATAAGCGGTGCGTGAATCATTGCCGTTTCACGGATAACACCCTTTAAAACATAGGCGGCGTGGTAAACCTGATCTAAAGTTAACAAGCTGATATCCCCTAACGTATTATTATTTTACTTCATCATTGCCATTGCGCCGGTACGCAGAATTTTCAGAACATGATATGGATTGTATAATTCAATAAAGGAGTTGATTGTATTCGCGTCCCCAGTCAGCTCCATAATCATGGAATTCGTCTGCACGTTTAAAATACCGGCGTGGAATACATTTGCGATCTCCACCAGCTTTTCGCTGTTCTGCAGACTGCGTTCCACCTTTAAAAGCAGATGTTCGCGCACAACGGCTTCTTCACGGTTGAGCACGGTCACTTCTTCTACATCAATCAGTTTACTCACCTGTTTATCCACCTGGCGCACAATGCGGTCGTCGCCTGAAACGACAATCAAGATGCGTGAATATTCTGTGTTTTCCGTCTGGGCCGCAACAATGCTTAAAATATTGTAGCAGCGGCGGCTGAACAGGCCGGCGATGCGAAGAAGAACGCCCGGGTTGTTTCTGGCAAGTACGGATAATACATATTCTTTATCGGTAATATTATTCATGATCATACGCCCCCTCACATTTCCAGAATCGGGTCTTCCACGGAGCCGCCTGCCGGAACCATCGGCAGCACATTGACGTCCGGGTCAATATGGCAGTTAATCAGAACCGGCTCGTGCAGCGAAAGCGCTTCTTTCAGCACCGGTTCAATTTCACTCCTGCGGCTAATGGTAAACGCTTTCATGCCGAACGCCTGCGCCAACATTTCATAATTGGTTTTTTTGTCAAGCGTAGTCTGCGAAAAACGGCTGTCATAGAAAAGCTTTTGCCATTGCCGCACCATTCCAAGAACCTGATTGTTAAAGATCAGTTCGATAATCGGGATATTATACTGCGCCGCGGTCGACAGCTCATTACAGTTCATATGGAAACTTCCGTCGCCCGCCATATTGATGACGCGTTTATCCGGATTGGCCACCTGCGCACCGAGCGCCGCGCCCAGACCGTATCCCATTGTTCCAAGGCCGCCGGAACTGATGAAATGCCGGGGAGACCGGAACTGGTAGAACTGAGCCGTCCATATCTGGTGCTGTCCGACCTCAGTAACCAGGATTGCTTCGGAATCCGTAAGCCTGTCAAGCGTTTCAATAACCTCCTGCGGCATGACCTCATCCTCCGAGGAACCTTCCTGAATAAGCGGATACAGTTCCTTCCATTCGGCAAGCTGCTCCATCCACAGCTTGTGCTGACACTGTGAAAGCAGTTCATTCAGATGTGCTAATATTTCTTTGGCGTCGCCCTTCATTTTTAGATCCACATCAATATTTTTATTGAATTCCGCCGTGTCTATCTCGATCTGAATGATTGGGCAGTGTTGTGCAAATAAATTTGCATTGCACAGCACGCGGTCGGAAAAACGCGTGCCGATGGCAATCAGCAAGTCACAATTTTTGATCGCGAGTGCCGACGTGTTCGTTCCGTGCATTCCGAGCATGCCAATATAGCGGGAGTCGGTCTGGTCATATCCACCCTGGCACATCAGCGATGAAGAAACGGGTGCGTCAAGACGCTCTGCGAATTCTTTCAGCTCATCAAAGGCTTCCGCGGCAATGACGCCGCCGCCCGAATAAATAAACGGTCTTTCGCTCTTTTGAAGCATTTCCAGCGCCTGCTCAAAACGCTCATCATACGGGAAGTCGCCTTTAGGAGCTGGAAATGGCTTTTGAGGCGTATATTCGCATTTCTGTGCCGTTATATCCTTGGGAATATCCACAAGCACCGGACCTTTTCGACCCGTACCCGCAATTAAGAACGCCTTGCGGATGGTATCGGCCAAATCTTCAATATTTTTTACCAGATAATTGTGCTTTGTAATCGGCATGGTGATGCCCGTGATGTCTACCTCCTGAAAGCTGTCCAATCCCAAAAGAGCACTGCTCACATTCCCGGTGATAGCGACCATCGGCACGGAATCCATGTAGGCAGTGGCAATTCCCGTCACGAGATTGGTCGCCCCCGGACCGGATGTTGCGATGCAAACTCCGGTTTTTCCGGTTGAACGGGCGTAGCCGTCCGCCGCATGAGCCGCACTCTGTTCATGAGCTGTGCGGATGTGGTTGATTCTGTCCTTATACTCGTAAATCGCGTCATAAATATAAAGCACTGACCCACCCGGATACCCGAAAACCGTATCCACCCCCTGCTCGAGCAGACACTCCATAATAATTTGTGCTCCTGTTAACTGCATTTGTGATTCCTCCTTGAAAAAACATATCTTCCACAGAATAAAACAAAAAAGCCTTCGCCTCCATGTATAGAGGCGAAGACTTTACTTCGCGGTACCACTCTAAATTCGCCGATAAAACGGCCTTAATGTGCATCAAACAATGCACTCTCGCTTAACGGTGAGAAACCGGACTTACCTACTTAACGACTGTTCAGCAGCCTGCTCCGGGGTGATATCATGCAAACACCGCACCGTCTTTCACCCTTCGACGGCTCTCTGTGAGCGGAAAGAATGCAGTCTGTCCCCATCTGCGCATTTTAGTTATTAACTTATATTTTATGATATTCCGTCTGGCTTGTCAAGTGTTTTATAAAAAAGCAATCATCGGGACCCACTGTTCGTATACGCAGCGGGATCTTTGCGGTGAGGCATGATGACCGGATCCACAGGTTCATTGGTGTAGTAAGGCATGATGACCGGGTTTACAGGTTCATTGGTATAATAAGGCATAATGGACGGTTCGGTTCTTGCAGTAAAGCCCGAACTGTTTTTTGACCCGGCTGGTACTTTTGCCGCATATGCAGATTCGCAAAGCGACAGCATGATAGCCGTCAGCATCAACATACTTGCTATTTTTTTCATGCATATCATCCCATTCAAGAATATTCAGACTAAGCGACAATACTATTTGTATTATTTCATTCTGTTTCAACAAAATTATATATTATTTGAGCCAATATTCACTTCCGTCGCTTTTTCTGTCCATATATCCAAGTTCGATCAGGCCG of the uncultured Caproiciproducens sp. genome contains:
- a CDS encoding RidA family protein, whose product is MSQVILTKGAPAAIGPYSQAISAGNTVYLSGQIPIIPATGEIAAGDITVQTEQVMKNIGAVLSAANVEFANAVKTTCFLADMADFAAFNAVYEKYFTGKPARSCVAVKQLPKNVLVEVEVIAVK
- the ilvB gene encoding biosynthetic-type acetolactate synthase large subunit, with the protein product MQLTGAQIIMECLLEQGVDTVFGYPGGSVLYIYDAIYEYKDRINHIRTAHEQSAAHAADGYARSTGKTGVCIATSGPGATNLVTGIATAYMDSVPMVAITGNVSSALLGLDSFQEVDITGITMPITKHNYLVKNIEDLADTIRKAFLIAGTGRKGPVLVDIPKDITAQKCEYTPQKPFPAPKGDFPYDERFEQALEMLQKSERPFIYSGGGVIAAEAFDELKEFAERLDAPVSSSLMCQGGYDQTDSRYIGMLGMHGTNTSALAIKNCDLLIAIGTRFSDRVLCNANLFAQHCPIIQIEIDTAEFNKNIDVDLKMKGDAKEILAHLNELLSQCQHKLWMEQLAEWKELYPLIQEGSSEDEVMPQEVIETLDRLTDSEAILVTEVGQHQIWTAQFYQFRSPRHFISSGGLGTMGYGLGAALGAQVANPDKRVINMAGDGSFHMNCNELSTAAQYNIPIIELIFNNQVLGMVRQWQKLFYDSRFSQTTLDKKTNYEMLAQAFGMKAFTISRRSEIEPVLKEALSLHEPVLINCHIDPDVNVLPMVPAGGSVEDPILEM
- the ilvA gene encoding threonine ammonia-lyase, which produces MLTLDQVYHAAYVLKGVIRETAMIHAPLINPESQIYLKTENLQITGSFKVRGAYYKISQLTDEEKAKGVIACSAGNHAQGVALAAAKNGIQSLICIPDSAPISKVEATKSYGAQVCLVKGVYDDAYQKACELQKESGATFIHPFNDPDVIAGQGTIGLEILNQLPDVDAVIVPVGGGGLISGVAYAVKSLNPNCKVYGVQASGAPSMVQALAQNKVEALECVSTFADGIAVKCPGDTTFDICSKYVDKIVTVTDDEIATAILTLIEQQKLIAEGAGAVAVAAAMFNKVDVKGKKVVCLLSGGNIDVTILSRVISRGLLKAGRSGDLVIAMMDKPGQLKDVSAIIADLGGNVVSVHHDRGGENTGINDCYLHIRMETRNHEHLEQIRRAIIDAGYHIANM
- a CDS encoding IS30 family transposase, producing the protein MSKFMSYQDRLVIEKGLTEHKSFGKISKEIGKDRTTVAKEIKKYSYEKKSGYSAYPYNACKKRSICKLKMICGKQSCTHQSAYKCSLCSNCNTLCAEFEEDVCTVIQKPPYVCNGCSSLGKCTLKKHWYDAADAHTRFSAAVSESRSGILSNEVELARLNALITPLIRNGQSLHQIYYAHADEMICSEKTLYNYIDATLFDVRNIDLPRKVKYRPRYKKPEFKVDRGCRLSRSYEDFKDFMEKRPDTPVVQMDSVIGNKGGKVLLTIYFVDTSLMLAFLRDANTSQSVTHLLDALFGILGRECFQKLFPVILTDNGSEFSNPKAIEYGPEQKDILRTHIFYCDPSSPYQKGSIEVNHELIRRILPKGTSFDDLTQKDIFLMMNHINSYTRKKLNGRSPYEAFSFYYGEDTAQKLGCSPVAPENIILKPRLLKR
- the ilvN gene encoding acetolactate synthase small subunit, with protein sequence MNNITDKEYVLSVLARNNPGVLLRIAGLFSRRCYNILSIVAAQTENTEYSRILIVVSGDDRIVRQVDKQVSKLIDVEEVTVLNREEAVVREHLLLKVERSLQNSEKLVEIANVFHAGILNVQTNSMIMELTGDANTINSFIELYNPYHVLKILRTGAMAMMK